The following coding sequences are from one Rhodobiaceae bacterium window:
- a CDS encoding putative enoyl-CoA hydratase 1: protein MRIFDTVADYAAEKGKEIGVSDWVEIDQERINMFAEATGDHQWIHIDPERTQKELGMPTIAHGYLTLSLLPKLMGEISGVKSVTRGINYGSNSVRFTNMVPVGSRVRGRLTLKDTSPKSGGTQIINEVSIEIEGQERPALIAETITLLFE, encoded by the coding sequence ATGCGCATTTTTGACACCGTTGCTGACTACGCGGCGGAAAAAGGAAAAGAAATCGGCGTCAGCGACTGGGTCGAAATTGATCAGGAGCGGATCAATATGTTTGCCGAGGCGACTGGTGACCATCAGTGGATCCATATCGATCCAGAGCGGACCCAAAAAGAGTTGGGCATGCCCACAATCGCTCACGGTTATCTGACCCTTTCCTTGCTGCCAAAGCTCATGGGGGAAATCAGCGGCGTTAAAAGCGTGACCCGTGGCATCAATTACGGCTCCAACAGCGTCCGCTTTACGAACATGGTGCCTGTTGGCTCTCGCGTTCGAGGACGCCTGACGCTCAAAGACACCTCGCCAAAAAGCGGCGGCACGCAGATCATCAATGAAGTGTCGATTGAGATTGAAGGCCAGGAACGTCCAGCACTGATCGCTGAAACGATCACGCTTCTTTTCGAATAG
- the echA8 gene encoding putative enoyl-CoA hydratase echA8, translating to MSYETIKYEVEDNILTITLHRPEKMNAFTGQMMLDMIDAFDRADADDDVRAIIITGEGKAFCAGADLSAGAKTFDYEKRDDRPDKGGSAATADGEIDWSHPSVRDGGGRLTLRIYESLKPVIGAINGAAVGIGVTMQLPMDIRLASEKARFGFVFARRGIVPEACSSWFLPRVVGVSQALEWIYSGKVFDAQEALRGGLVREVLPEDELLPKAREIAREIADNTAPVSIALSRQLIWRMAGADHPMEAHKMDSRSIFSRGASADAKEGVMSFLEKRPATYPCKVSEDMPVFFPWWDEREYE from the coding sequence ATGAGCTACGAAACAATCAAATATGAGGTTGAGGACAATATCCTGACCATCACACTGCACCGTCCGGAGAAGATGAACGCGTTCACCGGGCAGATGATGCTCGACATGATTGACGCCTTTGACCGCGCAGATGCGGATGATGATGTCCGCGCAATCATTATTACCGGCGAAGGCAAAGCCTTCTGCGCAGGCGCTGACCTTTCTGCCGGTGCCAAAACGTTCGATTATGAAAAACGCGACGACCGGCCCGACAAAGGCGGCTCTGCCGCAACCGCGGATGGCGAGATTGATTGGAGTCACCCATCTGTGCGTGACGGCGGTGGGCGTTTGACGCTGCGCATTTATGAAAGCCTGAAGCCTGTGATTGGGGCCATCAATGGCGCGGCTGTCGGCATCGGTGTCACCATGCAGCTGCCCATGGACATTCGCCTGGCATCTGAAAAAGCGCGCTTTGGTTTCGTCTTTGCCCGTCGCGGGATTGTTCCAGAAGCCTGTTCCAGCTGGTTCCTGCCCCGCGTTGTCGGCGTGAGCCAGGCGCTGGAGTGGATCTATTCAGGTAAGGTCTTCGATGCACAGGAAGCACTTCGCGGCGGCCTCGTGCGCGAGGTTCTCCCGGAAGATGAGCTCCTGCCAAAGGCACGTGAAATCGCTCGCGAGATTGCCGACAACACAGCGCCAGTGTCGATTGCGTTGTCGCGTCAGCTGATATGGCGCATGGCCGGTGCAGACCATCCAATGGAAGCCCATAAGATGGACAGCCGCTCTATCTTCTCGCGCGGTGCATCAGCAGACGCGAAGGAGGGTGTTATGTCCTTCCTGGAAAAACGTCCGGCGACATATCCCTGCAAAGTGTCAGAAGACATGCCCGTCTTCTTCCCTTGGTGGGACGAACGCGAATACGAATAG
- a CDS encoding enterobactin exporter EntS produces the protein MRPMNLYFGGLVTWFGAIGIQTVLFPFLVTGQLALGPAELGFAMMALFLPTMLLIMVGGATADHVDGRRILILVHFLSGLPALGILIAHLMGALTYEVLIIYALAMGVAGAFIIPARDSLLTHIADGKIQKAVMIATICQFGAQMLGFGLAALEPFIGIAVIFLSQIALLWTGALLALRLPTHEPEGATAPSLAAIIDGFREVARDPRLLTPTAMVFGIGVLFFGTAQVVLPFIVRDIFEAGENLARDIAIVNIFMMCGIVFTAMLIGRIGGIERQGRALVLALGFGAFVMASFGFVPTFWALSLATFAWGCGGGVAMTMNRTIIQESAPASHRGRILAVFQMGVLGGGPIGALISGFLIELWGPQNAVLLPAAGMIVMLLLACLFSPIWSLRSPVVSAAAE, from the coding sequence ATGCGCCCGATGAACCTCTATTTCGGCGGCCTTGTCACCTGGTTTGGCGCCATTGGCATTCAAACGGTGCTGTTTCCGTTCCTGGTCACTGGTCAGTTGGCTTTGGGGCCAGCTGAACTCGGCTTTGCCATGATGGCGCTCTTTCTTCCGACCATGTTGTTGATCATGGTTGGTGGCGCGACGGCGGATCATGTGGATGGGCGCCGGATATTGATCCTGGTGCATTTCCTCTCAGGTCTTCCAGCACTTGGTATTTTGATAGCGCATCTCATGGGTGCGCTCACCTATGAAGTCCTGATCATCTATGCGCTCGCCATGGGCGTCGCAGGTGCCTTTATCATTCCAGCGCGTGACTCTCTGCTCACCCATATCGCTGACGGGAAAATCCAAAAAGCCGTGATGATCGCAACCATCTGTCAGTTTGGCGCACAGATGCTTGGCTTCGGGCTTGCTGCCCTTGAGCCTTTTATTGGTATTGCGGTTATTTTCCTGTCTCAAATCGCTCTCTTGTGGACCGGGGCTTTGCTCGCCCTTCGCCTGCCGACCCATGAACCTGAAGGTGCCACGGCGCCGTCTCTTGCTGCGATCATTGACGGGTTTCGAGAAGTTGCCCGTGACCCACGCCTTCTAACCCCGACAGCGATGGTGTTTGGTATTGGGGTTTTGTTTTTTGGAACAGCCCAGGTCGTCCTGCCATTCATTGTACGGGATATTTTCGAGGCTGGTGAAAACCTTGCGCGTGATATCGCAATCGTGAACATCTTCATGATGTGCGGCATTGTTTTCACGGCGATGCTCATTGGCCGCATTGGCGGGATTGAACGGCAGGGACGCGCTCTTGTTCTGGCTTTGGGTTTCGGTGCTTTTGTGATGGCGTCATTTGGTTTCGTTCCCACTTTCTGGGCCCTGTCGCTCGCAACCTTTGCGTGGGGTTGCGGGGGTGGTGTCGCCATGACCATGAACCGCACCATCATTCAAGAATCAGCGCCTGCCAGTCATCGCGGCCGCATTCTTGCTGTCTTCCAGATGGGTGTGCTTGGTGGCGGGCCCATCGGCGCTCTCATTTCGGGGTTCCTGATCGAATTGTGGGGGCCGCAAAATGCTGTGCTGCTGCCGGCGGCGGGTATGATTGTCATGCTGTTGCTGGCATGCCTGTTCAGCCCCATCTGGAGCTTGCGCTCGCCCGTCGTTTCCGCAGCGGCAGAGTGA
- a CDS encoding ChaC-like protein, with product MTRKSSDQQTRKPSGRPGSLPGDGTIRREDITPAFIDRLERQVASLPNYSLISHEEREASRQAFLSGRRKNQSLWVFGYGSLMWNPAIHVAQTARSTLFGYHRAFCLHLVIGRGSPKKPGLMLGLDTGGSCVGLAHRIAPEHVESETEILWLREMVGTGYVPKTVQLQMGAKRVQGLTFVANRESKRYAGRIPFKKAVRRMASAEGDIGTNRDYLYRTIAHLNEFGLAEGPLHELERAVRERAGDL from the coding sequence ATGACTCGAAAATCGTCTGATCAACAGACACGCAAACCATCCGGTCGCCCGGGTTCTCTTCCGGGCGACGGGACCATTCGCCGTGAAGATATTACACCGGCCTTTATCGATCGGTTAGAGCGCCAGGTCGCAAGTCTGCCGAACTATTCGCTCATCTCCCACGAAGAACGTGAAGCCTCCCGACAGGCATTTCTGTCCGGCCGTCGCAAGAATCAGAGCCTCTGGGTGTTTGGCTATGGCTCGCTTATGTGGAACCCGGCCATTCATGTCGCGCAAACCGCGCGGTCCACGCTTTTTGGATATCACCGCGCCTTCTGCCTGCATCTGGTCATTGGCCGCGGCAGCCCCAAAAAGCCTGGCCTTATGTTGGGGCTTGATACGGGCGGTTCTTGTGTCGGCCTTGCTCATCGCATCGCGCCGGAACATGTGGAAAGCGAAACAGAGATCCTCTGGCTGCGCGAGATGGTGGGCACAGGATACGTCCCCAAGACGGTTCAGTTGCAGATGGGAGCGAAACGGGTTCAGGGGCTTACTTTCGTCGCCAACCGAGAAAGCAAGCGATATGCCGGGCGCATTCCGTTCAAAAAGGCGGTGCGTCGCATGGCAAGCGCAGAGGGCGATATTGGAACGAACAGAGACTATCTCTACCGTACAATCGCCCATCTCAATGAATTTGGGCTAGCAGAAGGCCCCCTCCACGAGCTCGAACGCGCCGTGAGAGAACGGGCCGGAGACCTTTAA
- a CDS encoding long-chain-fatty-acid--CoA ligase FadD13: MFHPCHHAAKNPDKPAYIMSATGEVVTYGELEDRTNQAAQLFRAEGLKPGDAIAIFMENNARFLELCWAAQRAGLYFTAISSRLTAPEVDYIVGDCGAKLFFTSSAIGAVANELVGQGLMKGVQKRFMINGKDDGYDSYEEARNRMPTDRIADETAGTDMLYSSGTTGRPKGIRRKLSGGPIDEGEGLLNLVTLLYGMTEETMYLSPAPLYHAAPLRYNMSVQRIGGTCIVMDHFDPEESLKLIEKHKITHSQWVPTMFVRMLKMPQEELRQYDISTHKVAIHAAAPCPVPVKQQMIEWWGPVIYEYYAGSEGNGFCQLNSDEWMAHKGSVGKPLLGSVHICDEDGNELPVGEAGTIYFAPAEDADPDDMFEYHNDPDKTKDSRHPSKRGWSTLGDVGRVDEDGYLYLTDRKAFMIISGGVNIYPQEAENILITHPKVADVAVIGVPNEDFGEEVKAVVQPVDWNEAGPDLEAELMDFCKEQLAQIKCPRSVDFDEELPRHPTGKLYKRLVRDRYWGNHDSKIV, translated from the coding sequence ATGTTTCATCCATGCCACCACGCCGCCAAAAACCCCGATAAGCCTGCCTATATTATGTCGGCGACCGGGGAAGTTGTGACCTATGGCGAACTGGAAGACCGCACCAACCAAGCCGCTCAACTGTTCCGCGCTGAAGGCCTGAAACCTGGCGATGCGATCGCCATTTTCATGGAGAACAATGCGCGTTTTCTAGAACTCTGCTGGGCAGCGCAGCGGGCCGGTCTTTACTTCACAGCCATCTCCTCGCGCCTGACCGCACCGGAGGTCGACTACATTGTCGGCGATTGTGGTGCGAAGCTCTTTTTCACTTCAAGTGCAATCGGCGCTGTCGCCAACGAGCTTGTCGGCCAAGGTCTCATGAAAGGCGTGCAAAAGCGCTTCATGATCAATGGCAAAGATGACGGCTATGACAGCTATGAAGAAGCCCGTAACCGGATGCCTACAGACCGCATTGCGGACGAAACAGCCGGCACGGACATGCTCTACTCCTCTGGCACAACAGGACGGCCAAAGGGTATTCGCAGGAAGCTCTCAGGGGGACCGATTGATGAGGGCGAAGGCCTGCTCAATCTGGTGACTTTGCTCTATGGCATGACCGAAGAGACGATGTATCTCTCGCCTGCACCGCTCTATCACGCCGCACCGCTCCGCTACAACATGTCGGTGCAGCGCATTGGCGGTACCTGCATCGTGATGGATCATTTTGATCCAGAAGAGTCCCTTAAGCTCATTGAAAAGCACAAGATCACCCACTCTCAATGGGTACCCACCATGTTTGTGCGCATGCTGAAAATGCCGCAGGAAGAGCTTCGGCAATATGATATTTCAACACACAAGGTTGCCATTCACGCTGCGGCTCCCTGCCCGGTCCCAGTGAAACAACAGATGATCGAATGGTGGGGCCCTGTCATCTATGAATATTATGCAGGCTCTGAGGGCAACGGGTTCTGCCAGCTCAATTCGGACGAGTGGATGGCGCATAAAGGTTCCGTCGGCAAACCGCTGCTTGGGTCTGTTCACATTTGCGACGAAGATGGCAACGAACTGCCTGTTGGTGAAGCAGGCACAATTTATTTCGCACCAGCAGAGGATGCCGACCCGGACGACATGTTCGAGTACCACAACGATCCGGACAAAACGAAGGACTCCCGCCACCCGTCCAAACGCGGCTGGTCCACATTGGGGGATGTGGGCCGCGTCGATGAAGACGGCTATCTCTATCTCACGGACCGCAAAGCCTTCATGATCATTTCCGGCGGGGTGAATATCTATCCGCAGGAAGCAGAGAACATTCTCATCACCCATCCGAAAGTGGCAGACGTTGCTGTCATCGGCGTGCCGAATGAAGACTTTGGTGAAGAAGTAAAAGCCGTCGTGCAGCCGGTGGACTGGAACGAAGCGGGACCGGACCTCGAAGCAGAACTGATGGATTTCTGCAAAGAGCAGTTGGCACAGATTAAGTGCCCGCGCTCCGTCGACTTTGACGAAGAACTTCCCCGGCATCCGACCGGAAAGCTCTATAAGCGTCTCGTGCGGGATCGCTATTGGGGCAATCATGACTCGAAAATCGTCTGA
- the tauD gene encoding alpha-ketoglutarate-dependent taurine dioxygenase, producing the protein MNAPAAIKDADALGLTFDALSPNIGATVYGIDLKKPVSAEVAAALRAALVDYKVLFFRDQEITTDQHLDFARKFGDLEVHPFGPQNAENPEVLKIFHNKDNKGRENTWHSDVTWRLEPSLGSILRAREVPEKGGDTLFANMEMAYDDLSDELKEKLDGAIAVHDFANFRAGLRKKGLSDEEIEVYNKKYPNPHHPVIRTHPESGRKSIYVNIAFTQYIEGWDRAESDAMLQFLYSRAAIPEYQCRFKWENNSIAFWDNRSAQHYAVSDYWPAERRMERVTVIGDKPV; encoded by the coding sequence ATGAATGCACCAGCAGCGATTAAAGACGCAGACGCCTTAGGGCTGACATTTGACGCGTTGAGCCCAAACATCGGCGCCACCGTTTATGGCATCGATCTGAAGAAGCCTGTCAGCGCCGAAGTGGCAGCAGCGCTCCGTGCGGCACTTGTCGACTACAAGGTGCTCTTTTTCCGCGATCAGGAGATTACGACCGACCAGCATCTGGATTTCGCCCGGAAGTTCGGCGATCTGGAAGTGCACCCTTTCGGACCACAGAACGCGGAGAACCCGGAAGTTCTGAAGATCTTCCACAACAAAGACAATAAGGGCCGCGAAAACACGTGGCACTCAGATGTGACCTGGCGTCTGGAGCCGTCACTTGGGTCCATTCTGCGTGCCCGCGAAGTTCCCGAGAAAGGCGGAGACACACTCTTTGCAAATATGGAAATGGCCTATGACGATCTGTCCGATGAGCTGAAAGAAAAACTCGATGGTGCCATTGCCGTGCATGATTTTGCGAATTTCCGAGCAGGGCTTCGAAAGAAGGGGCTCTCTGACGAAGAGATCGAGGTCTACAACAAGAAATATCCAAACCCTCATCACCCGGTGATCCGCACGCACCCGGAAAGTGGCCGCAAGTCCATCTATGTGAACATCGCCTTCACTCAATATATTGAAGGGTGGGACCGCGCTGAGTCGGACGCGATGCTGCAATTCCTCTATTCCCGTGCTGCCATCCCGGAATATCAATGCCGCTTCAAATGGGAAAACAATTCCATTGCCTTTTGGGATAATCGGTCTGCGCAGCACTATGCCGTGTCCGACTATTGGCCGGCTGAGCGCCGCATGGAACGGGTGACGGTGATTGGCGACAAGCCTGTCTGA
- a CDS encoding enterobactin exporter EntS: MSTETSNQSEPHGRSDLHWYMGGVSAYFFSGGVQTVLFPWLLVFVLNESAALTGVAQMFAMLPMLILGLFGGATADRKELRRYLMRLQLAAGLAPIALAVLYFGGYLSYEVLIGYAIVLAALGAFTMPARDSLLNRVANSSLGGNIQQAVSMATGAQFMSQVLGLLVGGLATVVGAVPLMAAQSASLIVAAVTTMRLPKAPPTVTHAPHEDRPSQLSQIREGIDIVWQNEGLRSVILMMFFAGILYIGVFMVLFPILIRDIYGGDSFEIAFINICFFGGIGVSSMVQTRLRPIKRQGRAIMLAMCSGSIMMVFVHFHPPLWAVFTLALCWGLSSGVSMSQSRAIVQIAAVDSHRARVLSVFQLGMMGGGPIGAFGAGFVIEALGPLNAVLVPSTCMVVLWLLIFFFTNMWKIEAGTGQVSEKT, encoded by the coding sequence GTGTCGACAGAAACTAGCAATCAATCTGAGCCGCATGGGCGATCCGACCTGCATTGGTATATGGGCGGCGTCTCCGCCTATTTCTTTTCCGGTGGCGTGCAGACGGTTCTCTTTCCCTGGCTGCTTGTCTTTGTCCTGAACGAAAGCGCAGCACTCACCGGCGTGGCACAAATGTTCGCCATGCTGCCCATGCTCATACTGGGTCTGTTTGGCGGTGCGACCGCAGACAGAAAAGAACTTCGTCGGTACTTGATGCGACTACAGCTGGCAGCCGGCCTCGCACCCATCGCCCTGGCTGTCCTCTATTTTGGCGGCTACTTAAGCTACGAAGTCCTGATCGGCTACGCGATTGTTCTCGCAGCGCTTGGCGCCTTCACTATGCCGGCCCGCGATTCCCTGCTGAACAGAGTTGCCAATTCAAGTCTTGGGGGAAACATTCAGCAGGCCGTCTCCATGGCGACGGGTGCTCAGTTCATGTCACAGGTCCTAGGATTACTCGTCGGCGGGCTTGCAACGGTTGTGGGCGCTGTTCCTTTGATGGCGGCGCAATCGGCTTCGCTTATCGTCGCAGCGGTAACAACCATGCGCCTGCCCAAAGCCCCGCCAACCGTCACCCATGCCCCTCACGAGGACAGGCCGTCACAGCTCAGTCAGATCCGTGAAGGTATTGATATTGTCTGGCAGAACGAAGGCCTGCGATCCGTCATCCTGATGATGTTTTTCGCCGGTATTCTCTATATCGGCGTCTTTATGGTGCTCTTCCCGATCCTCATCCGCGACATTTATGGTGGCGATTCTTTCGAGATCGCCTTCATCAATATCTGCTTCTTCGGCGGGATCGGTGTGTCATCGATGGTGCAGACGCGGTTGCGGCCTATCAAACGACAAGGCCGCGCTATCATGCTTGCCATGTGTTCCGGCTCGATCATGATGGTGTTTGTGCATTTTCATCCGCCGCTTTGGGCCGTGTTTACCCTGGCGCTTTGCTGGGGCCTGTCATCGGGCGTGTCCATGAGCCAATCCCGGGCGATTGTGCAAATTGCCGCCGTGGACAGTCATCGGGCGCGTGTTCTGTCGGTGTTTCAGCTGGGCATGATGGGGGGCGGGCCGATTGGCGCCTTTGGGGCAGGTTTCGTCATTGAGGCCCTGGGGCCACTCAATGCGGTTCTCGTTCCGTCAACCTGCATGGTTGTGCTTTGGCTTCTGATCTTCTTTTTCACCAACATGTGGAAGATCGAAGCAGGAACGGGCCAGGTCTCTGAGAAGACCTGA
- a CDS encoding OmpA family protein has product MSFLRPALLSTTVILVAAFAMPSQAVETHSSGKTCSSNQGVGGKFDREFFVYFDTGSTALDNEDKAIIREVYERAEGQHAAQICLFGKASKTGNPASNAALARGRSEAVATELRRLGWERGRIAIEPEGETWGWLEDLTWEAGEDRRVRIRLSL; this is encoded by the coding sequence ATGTCTTTTCTTCGTCCAGCTCTTCTTAGCACCACCGTAATCCTAGTCGCTGCCTTCGCGATGCCTTCTCAAGCCGTTGAAACCCATTCGTCTGGCAAGACGTGCAGCAGCAATCAGGGTGTGGGTGGCAAATTCGACCGAGAGTTTTTCGTCTACTTCGATACCGGCTCCACGGCGCTGGACAATGAAGACAAAGCGATCATCCGCGAAGTCTATGAGCGTGCAGAAGGACAGCATGCTGCGCAAATTTGTCTTTTCGGTAAAGCCAGCAAGACAGGCAATCCAGCCTCGAACGCTGCCTTGGCCAGAGGACGTTCAGAAGCTGTTGCCACTGAGCTCAGGCGTCTGGGCTGGGAACGTGGGCGCATAGCGATTGAGCCAGAGGGTGAGACCTGGGGCTGGCTTGAAGACCTTACCTGGGAGGCGGGTGAAGACCGACGCGTCCGCATTCGCCTTTCCCTCTAA
- the dapb1 gene encoding dipeptidyl aminopeptidase BI, whose translation MPLTLPPTAPIADERSITDTRHGITRSDRYDWLRDPDWQTLMKDPSVLQPDIRAYLEAENTYADAAFEPLEDLRTTLFEEIKGRIKEDDSSVPAPHGDWLYYSKYETGSQHPLFCRKPRTGNETETIILDGNKEAEAQAYFKIGGAARSPDDALFAWSSDVKGSEYFTLKIRDIKTGADLADTVSDTSGGAAWALDNATFFYVRVDENHRPSKVFRHRLGEDPAKDVCVYEETDPGFFVGVGTVQSGRYIVISAHDHQTSESHLIDAATPDAQPVLVAAREPGVEYDLEHDAPRDRFLIITNADDAEDFKLVETPTGSQDRSNWRDVVPHRPGTLLLDHCAYKDFHVRLERQDGLNKIIVRALGDESEHAISFKEEAFDLGFMSGLEYDTSQVRFAYSSMTTPEQIFDYDMNTRERTLLKEQEVPSGHNSSDYVTERIFATAKDGTKVPISLVYRVGTKLDGTAPCLLYGYGAYGISMPASFSVSRLSLVDRGFIYAIAHIRGGKERGYGWYKDGKLDKKQNTFTDFIAAGEHLAAQGYTSRGNITVHGGSAGGMLMGAVANLAPDLFKGIVAEVAFVDVLNTMLDDTLPLTPPEWLEWGNPIEDKSAYEVIADYSPYDNVTTQAYPNILALAGLTDPRVTYWEPAKWVAKLRAHSTSGHAILFKTNMDAGHGGAAGRFERLKETALVYAFALAIHDLA comes from the coding sequence ATGCCCCTCACGCTTCCGCCTACCGCTCCCATTGCTGATGAGCGCTCTATTACAGACACACGCCACGGCATCACCCGCTCTGACCGTTATGACTGGCTCAGAGACCCGGACTGGCAGACGCTGATGAAGGACCCAAGTGTCCTGCAGCCAGATATTCGGGCCTATCTGGAAGCGGAAAACACCTATGCGGATGCCGCCTTCGAGCCGCTTGAGGACCTTCGTACGACCCTCTTTGAGGAAATCAAAGGGCGGATAAAAGAAGATGATAGCTCTGTGCCCGCTCCCCATGGGGACTGGCTCTATTATTCTAAATATGAGACCGGGTCGCAGCATCCGCTCTTTTGTCGGAAGCCCCGCACGGGCAATGAAACTGAGACCATCATTCTCGATGGGAACAAGGAAGCCGAAGCCCAAGCCTATTTCAAGATAGGTGGCGCGGCGCGCAGTCCCGATGATGCTCTGTTCGCCTGGAGCAGCGACGTTAAAGGCTCGGAATATTTCACCCTTAAGATCCGGGACATAAAGACGGGAGCTGACCTTGCAGACACGGTCTCTGACACAAGTGGCGGTGCAGCCTGGGCGCTCGACAATGCCACTTTCTTCTATGTGAGGGTTGATGAGAACCATCGGCCCAGCAAAGTGTTCCGCCACCGGTTGGGCGAAGACCCGGCAAAGGACGTTTGTGTCTATGAAGAAACGGACCCAGGATTTTTTGTAGGCGTGGGGACTGTGCAAAGCGGGCGCTATATCGTGATCAGCGCGCACGATCACCAGACCAGTGAAAGCCATCTGATCGATGCCGCTACGCCAGATGCTCAGCCCGTGCTGGTGGCCGCGCGCGAACCTGGAGTTGAATATGATCTGGAGCATGACGCGCCGCGGGACAGGTTTCTCATCATCACTAATGCGGACGATGCCGAAGACTTCAAACTGGTTGAAACACCAACGGGTTCGCAAGATCGCAGCAACTGGCGTGACGTCGTCCCACACCGTCCGGGCACGTTATTGCTCGATCATTGCGCGTACAAAGACTTTCATGTGCGTCTAGAGCGCCAGGACGGGTTGAACAAGATCATTGTGCGCGCACTTGGCGATGAAAGCGAACATGCAATCTCTTTTAAGGAAGAGGCTTTTGATCTGGGCTTTATGTCAGGGCTTGAGTATGACACGTCTCAAGTGCGCTTCGCCTATTCTTCCATGACCACACCGGAACAGATTTTCGACTACGATATGAATACGCGGGAACGAACGCTCCTGAAAGAACAGGAAGTGCCCAGCGGTCATAATTCATCTGACTATGTAACGGAGCGCATTTTCGCAACGGCCAAGGACGGCACGAAGGTTCCCATCTCCCTTGTCTATCGGGTGGGCACCAAGCTCGACGGAACAGCGCCCTGCCTTCTCTATGGCTATGGGGCCTACGGCATCTCCATGCCCGCGTCTTTCTCTGTGAGCCGATTGAGTCTCGTCGACCGGGGCTTCATCTATGCCATTGCCCATATCCGCGGCGGCAAAGAACGCGGCTATGGCTGGTACAAGGACGGCAAGCTCGACAAGAAACAAAATACATTCACCGACTTTATTGCCGCAGGTGAGCACCTTGCCGCGCAAGGCTACACGTCCAGAGGTAACATTACCGTCCATGGCGGAAGTGCGGGCGGCATGCTGATGGGGGCGGTCGCAAATCTCGCGCCGGATCTTTTCAAAGGCATTGTTGCGGAAGTCGCGTTTGTTGATGTGCTCAACACAATGCTGGATGACACATTGCCGCTCACCCCACCGGAATGGCTGGAATGGGGCAACCCCATTGAAGACAAATCCGCCTATGAGGTGATTGCGGACTACTCGCCCTATGACAATGTCACGACCCAAGCCTACCCAAACATTCTGGCACTTGCAGGCCTCACAGACCCACGTGTGACTTATTGGGAACCGGCCAAATGGGTTGCGAAACTGCGCGCACATTCAACCAGCGGCCATGCGATTCTTTTCAAAACCAATATGGATGCAGGTCATGGGGGTGCGGCTGGACGCTTCGAGCGGCTCAAAGAAACCGCTCTTGTCTATGCATTCGCGTTGGCCATTCACGACCTCGCCTAG